From a single Nymphaea colorata isolate Beijing-Zhang1983 chromosome 4, ASM883128v2, whole genome shotgun sequence genomic region:
- the LOC116252465 gene encoding uncharacterized protein LOC116252465 — protein MEMKATRGQGDRFAENPTAEQQQTGHHDTGERDQNHGKKSVLKKVKEKAKKLKDSTIGKKKHREGEGGPPHKGEVREHGLPLDYMEEEEEEYEGVEEEDEEGNLLGADPPPGKVTEKMGQSEPSGAIKPGIYKPPDPQLQGGSVMGLKDVVNWPMLGATEVFLPVGEQESRPLDEDAGAKRSEPALISPVRGSKEEVDVPEPGRRGASGRPFDEDPDAKRSEPAVVSPDVTEAADQKPVAMEDTDLGPVLKSIKDLKFSEDFPTGSHDQFAPEPPAEPETELSRSEVAGEAKPTSTLLTEKVALAKDAIASMVHPKRDDEGVSASKYVMEKLSPGEEDKALSEVIQDAIHATTKVGDRDDSQAGAKESGSEAAAGGNRKGVVEKVKEVAASLVGKDQPHDGGHQASDLGREVEGAEDKKLQESTI, from the exons ATGGAGATGAAAGCAACCAGAGGTCAAGGTGATCGTTTTGCTGAAAACCCTACAGCAGAGCAGCAGCAGACTG GTCATCATGATACTGGTGAAAGGGATCAAAACCATGGAAAGAAGTCGGTgttgaagaaggtgaaggagaaagcCAAGAAGCTGAAGGACAGCACGATCGGAAAGAAGAAGCACCGGGAAGGGGAGGGCGGCCCACCTCATAAAGGTGAAGTCCGAGAACACGGCCTTCCTCTCGATTAcatggaagaggaggaggaggagtatGAAGGGGTtgaggaggaggatgaggagggGAACTTATTGGGAGCAGACCCACCTCCTG GTAAAGTAACGGAAAAGATGGGGCAATCTGAACCGTCCGGTGCGATCAAACCAGGCATCTATAAGCCCCCAGATCCCCAGCTGCAAGGCGGTTCag TGATGGGATTGAAGGACGTCGTCAACTGGCCGATGCTTGGAGCGACTGAGGTATTCCTACCGGTGGGAGAGCAGGAATCTCGTCCGTTGGATGAGGACGCCGGCGCAAAGAGGAGCGAACCTGCTCTGATCTCTCCCG TGCGCGGTTCGAAGGAGGAGGTTGATGTGCCGGAGCCAGGACGGAGAGGTGCCAGCGGTCGACCGTTCGACGAGGACCCCGATGCCAAAAGAAGCGAGCCGGCGGTCGTGAGTCCGGACGTCACTGAGGCCG CCGATCAGAAGCCAGTGGCTATGGAGGATACTGATCTGGGACCCGTTCTTAAGTCGATAAAAGATCTGAAGTTCAGCGAAGATTTCCCCACCGGCAGCCATGACCAGTTCGCGCCGGAACCTCCGGCAGAGCCAGAGACCGAGCTGTCGCGGTCCGAGGTCGCCGGAGAGGCGAAGCCGACGTCGACCCTGCTGACCGAGAAGGTTGCATTGGCCAAAGATGCCATCGCGTCCATGGTGCACCCCAAGCGC GACGATGAGGGAGTGTCGGCGTCAAAGTATGTGATGGAGAAACTGAGCCCAGGGGAGGAGGACAAGGCGCTGTCGGAAGTGATCCAGGATGCTATTCACGCCACTACTAAGGTTGGAGATCGGGACGATAGTCAGGCCGGAGCAAAGGAGTCGGGATCGGAGGCTGCTGCCGGCGGCAATCGCAAAGGAGTGGTGGAGAAGGTGAAGGAAGTGGCGGCTTCCCTGGTTGGAAAAGATCAGCCTCACGATGGTGGTCACCAGGCTTCAG ATTTGGGTAGAGAGGTGGAAGGTGCTGAGGACAAGAAGCTGCAAGAATCAACCATCTAA
- the LOC116252362 gene encoding heavy metal-associated isoprenylated plant protein 39 — protein sequence MVQQKVVIRLPAMSDTKTKQKAMEAVAEVYGVDSIAADTKEQKVTVIGEMDPVKVAKKLKKIGTVELVSVGPAKEEKKEEKKEEKKEEKKEGKEEKKEEKKEEKKDEKK from the exons ATGGTGCAG CAAAAAGTGGTGATCAGGCTCCCGGCGATGAGCGACACGAAGACGAAGCAGAAGGCGATGGAGGCCGTCGCCGAAGTATACG GCGTCGACTCCATTGCTGCTGATACGAAGGAGCAGAAGGTCACGGTGATAGGCGAAATGGACCCAGTTAAAGTGGCCAAGAAACTGAAGAAAATTGGCACCGTAGAGTTGGTCTCTGTTGGGCCAgcgaaggaggagaagaaagaggagaagaaggaggagaagaaagaagagaaaaaggaaggtaaggaggagaagaaggaagagaagaaggaagagaagaaggatgaGAAGAAGTAG